A genomic segment from Stenotrophomonas maltophilia encodes:
- a CDS encoding TonB-dependent siderophore receptor, whose amino-acid sequence MKIKRALVAGAFSTGVHAKRLPLLALCISSALAAPAVAQAQPAARLQFNIPAQPLDAALRRFSEQSRQQVLFSESAVAGRRAPALTGSYTPQEALARLLEGSGVRVNATRPGVFTLAQEAAAPARSKDTQTTLQTVNVTANAPSDGAYTARELSLGKLGQSIRQTPQSVSVITRQQLDDRNLTTLDEALAQTTGVTKTARNFGNHKFSIRSFTVDDSNYLVDGVAGIVYAPVGWLPIDTAVLERVEVLRGAGGMMLGAADPSGAINMVRKRPRDQAHLDLAATVGSWDNYRVEVDGGGPLNAAGSVRGRLVAAYQDRDYFQRGTSSKTPVAYGVIDTDLGADTTLTFGLRHQASDTDGYWLFGLPRYTDGGALDIKRSTALIQDWNRQEGSVDEAFAEAEHRFNERWKARLSVNRTESDLDQRVAVPLGGVDRATGIGSRFYDIYFNRSRVRSDGIDLHTTGSFEAFGRSHQVLLGAMWSRQRTRQSSADLAIDVPINVYAPDHSAIAQPLQPAWDWSENARAQQSGVYSNLRLQLAEPLHLTLGGRLSWVKYQSSDGFSGAKSRDYEQKHEFTPYAGLVYDLGPQWSVYASYADTFQPQSSYVTASGSVLDPAIGANYELGVKGELNDGRLNVSAAVFSIRKTGNAVVDESDPGSCRGSLASSDCYRNGGKLRSKGFELEASGELAPGWQMMAGYTHVTSRDDEGATISAETPRHLLRLSTSYQLPGKWNAFSVGGGVSAQSSYSYPAYDDPDWRMGAAGRAVWDLRAGYRINPRWSVGLNVANLFDTRYYAMISQIRRGNFFGEPRNVMLTLRGSL is encoded by the coding sequence ATGAAGATCAAGCGCGCACTTGTTGCTGGCGCGTTCTCTACGGGGGTACACGCCAAGCGGCTGCCGTTGCTGGCACTGTGCATTTCCAGCGCGCTGGCAGCGCCGGCCGTCGCACAGGCGCAGCCGGCTGCGCGCCTGCAGTTCAATATTCCGGCGCAACCGCTGGATGCCGCACTGCGCCGCTTTTCCGAGCAGTCCCGGCAGCAGGTGCTGTTCAGCGAATCGGCGGTGGCGGGCCGTCGCGCCCCGGCCCTGACCGGCAGCTACACGCCGCAGGAGGCACTGGCGCGCCTGCTGGAGGGAAGTGGAGTGCGTGTCAACGCCACACGCCCGGGCGTGTTCACGCTGGCCCAGGAAGCAGCAGCACCTGCGCGCAGCAAAGACACCCAGACCACCCTGCAGACGGTGAACGTCACCGCCAATGCACCAAGCGACGGCGCTTACACGGCACGTGAGCTGAGCCTGGGCAAGCTGGGGCAGAGCATCCGGCAGACCCCGCAGTCGGTCAGCGTGATCACCCGCCAGCAGCTGGACGACCGCAACCTCACCACGCTGGACGAGGCACTGGCGCAGACCACGGGTGTGACCAAGACCGCCCGCAACTTCGGCAACCACAAGTTCTCGATCCGCAGCTTCACTGTGGACGACAGCAACTATCTGGTCGATGGCGTGGCCGGCATCGTCTATGCCCCGGTGGGCTGGCTGCCTATCGACACAGCGGTGCTGGAGCGGGTTGAAGTGCTGCGCGGTGCCGGCGGCATGATGCTTGGCGCGGCCGACCCCAGCGGGGCGATCAACATGGTCCGCAAGCGCCCCCGCGACCAGGCCCATCTGGATCTGGCGGCCACCGTGGGCTCGTGGGACAACTACCGTGTCGAAGTCGATGGCGGTGGCCCGCTCAATGCCGCCGGCAGCGTGCGCGGCCGACTGGTTGCCGCCTACCAGGACCGCGATTACTTCCAGCGGGGCACCTCATCGAAGACGCCGGTGGCCTATGGGGTGATCGACACCGACCTGGGTGCGGACACCACGCTGACCTTCGGCCTGCGCCACCAGGCCAGTGACACCGACGGCTACTGGCTGTTCGGCCTGCCGCGCTACACCGATGGCGGTGCGCTGGACATCAAGCGTTCCACCGCGCTCATCCAGGACTGGAATCGACAGGAAGGCTCCGTCGACGAAGCCTTCGCAGAAGCGGAGCACCGTTTCAACGAGCGCTGGAAGGCACGCCTGTCGGTGAACCGCACCGAGTCGGACCTGGACCAGCGTGTCGCGGTTCCGCTGGGCGGGGTGGACCGCGCCACCGGCATCGGCTCGCGCTTCTATGACATCTATTTCAACCGCTCGCGCGTGCGCAGTGATGGCATCGACCTGCACACCACCGGCAGTTTCGAAGCCTTCGGCCGCAGCCACCAGGTGCTGCTGGGCGCCATGTGGTCGCGGCAGCGTACCCGCCAGAGCTCGGCGGACCTGGCCATCGACGTGCCGATCAATGTCTACGCGCCGGACCACAGCGCCATTGCGCAGCCGCTGCAGCCCGCGTGGGACTGGTCAGAAAACGCCCGCGCCCAGCAGAGCGGCGTGTACAGCAACCTGCGCCTGCAGCTGGCGGAACCGCTGCATCTCACGCTGGGTGGCCGGCTGAGCTGGGTGAAGTACCAGTCCAGCGATGGCTTCAGCGGCGCCAAGAGCCGCGACTACGAACAGAAGCACGAATTCACCCCGTACGCCGGCCTCGTCTACGACCTGGGCCCGCAATGGTCGGTCTACGCCAGCTACGCCGATACCTTCCAGCCGCAGAGCTCGTACGTCACCGCGTCCGGCTCGGTGCTGGATCCGGCCATCGGCGCCAACTACGAGCTGGGCGTGAAGGGTGAGTTGAACGATGGCCGCCTGAATGTCTCTGCCGCGGTGTTCTCCATCCGCAAGACCGGCAACGCCGTGGTGGACGAATCCGACCCGGGCAGCTGCCGTGGCTCGCTGGCGTCGTCCGATTGCTACCGCAATGGCGGGAAGCTGCGCAGCAAGGGCTTTGAGCTGGAAGCCAGCGGCGAACTGGCGCCGGGTTGGCAGATGATGGCGGGCTATACCCACGTCACCAGCCGTGACGACGAGGGCGCGACCATCAGCGCCGAGACGCCGCGCCACCTGCTGCGCCTGTCGACGTCCTACCAGCTGCCGGGCAAGTGGAACGCGTTCTCCGTGGGCGGTGGTGTATCGGCACAGAGCAGCTATTCCTATCCGGCCTACGACGACCCGGACTGGCGCATGGGCGCAGCGGGACGTGCCGTGTGGGACCTGCGTGCCGGCTACCGGATCAATCCGCGCTGGAGCGTGGGCCTCAACGTGGCCAACCTGTTCGACACCCGCTACTACGCGATGATCAGCCAGATCCGCCGCGGCAACTTCTTCGGCGAACCCCGCAACGTGATGCTGACGCTGCGCGGATCGCTGTGA
- a CDS encoding FecR family protein: protein MTDLPSAAGLDPFALHEAAAAWLVRRQDTAWQPKDEAALQRWLAESEAHRQAFADVTRTWHDLGQLPRPVLASDAHAGIAPAVPAAQRRGRAARRARSWRLPRVAAAAALAMLALGYVGYSWYTAPSYVQDVATGAGEIRDLQLPDGSRISLNARSTLAVHFYRSRREVVLSQGEAYFEVAPAADRPFTVDAQRSRVTVVGTAFNVRNGPGEVVVKVLHGHVRVQPNRAEGASPVSLHAEQGLAVTTLTAAYRSIAASADSIGGWRNGRLVFRRTPLDEVAQEVGQYLGHPVTLGQPRLKFLPVSGYAATDAPATFLEALPDLLPVQVTRTAQGGYRIDERPVAR, encoded by the coding sequence ATGACCGATCTCCCTTCTGCCGCAGGTTTAGACCCGTTTGCCCTGCATGAGGCGGCCGCCGCGTGGCTGGTGCGGCGGCAGGATACGGCCTGGCAACCGAAGGATGAGGCGGCCCTGCAGCGCTGGCTGGCCGAGAGCGAAGCGCACCGACAGGCGTTCGCCGATGTGACCAGAACCTGGCACGACCTGGGCCAACTGCCGCGCCCCGTGCTGGCTTCGGACGCGCATGCGGGGATCGCCCCAGCAGTACCGGCTGCTCAACGGCGGGGCAGGGCCGCGCGGCGCGCACGCTCGTGGCGCCTGCCACGCGTTGCGGCGGCTGCGGCCCTGGCGATGCTGGCCTTGGGGTACGTCGGCTACAGTTGGTACACCGCGCCCAGCTACGTGCAGGACGTGGCCACCGGTGCGGGCGAGATCCGTGATCTCCAATTGCCGGACGGCTCACGGATTTCACTCAACGCACGCAGCACGCTGGCGGTGCATTTCTATCGCTCCCGTCGTGAAGTGGTGCTCAGCCAGGGCGAGGCGTACTTCGAGGTCGCCCCGGCGGCCGACCGGCCCTTCACCGTCGATGCCCAGCGCAGCCGGGTGACGGTGGTCGGCACGGCCTTCAATGTGCGCAATGGCCCGGGCGAAGTCGTGGTCAAAGTTCTGCATGGGCACGTGCGGGTACAGCCGAATCGCGCCGAAGGTGCCTCGCCGGTCAGCCTGCACGCCGAACAAGGCCTGGCCGTTACCACGCTTACAGCCGCCTACCGCTCCATTGCCGCCAGCGCAGACAGCATTGGCGGCTGGCGCAACGGGCGTCTGGTGTTCCGGCGCACCCCGCTGGACGAAGTGGCGCAGGAGGTTGGGCAGTATCTGGGTCATCCCGTCACGCTGGGCCAGCCAAGGCTGAAGTTCCTGCCGGTCTCCGGCTACGCAGCCACCGATGCCCCAGCCACCTTCCTGGAAGCGCTGCCGGATCTGTTGCCCGTGCAGGTGACCCGCACTGCGCAGGGCGGCTATCGCATCGACGAACGGCCTGTGGCCCGCTGA
- a CDS encoding RNA polymerase sigma factor, whose amino-acid sequence MSTLGRGTGSNAERVSSTEAGIPEDASPMGGNLLAKAYARWRGPILRSLARVRGADGEDALHDGAVKWLAANPALASCDQQGAYFRRTVLNTAADEYREHNAGRRLQTLPLADAEDAGQAIASDESQCPLQLTAQRQRLERLADALAELPERQREAFVLCRFDGLTQDDVAARMQISRRMVVKHLSRAVAYCEVRVRYASLAQMQELHRPIKAGEAGEALAPAIDADFPCR is encoded by the coding sequence GTGTCCACGCTAGGCCGGGGCACGGGCAGCAACGCGGAACGGGTCTCTTCCACGGAGGCGGGCATTCCGGAAGACGCCTCGCCAATGGGCGGAAACCTCCTTGCGAAGGCCTATGCCCGCTGGCGCGGGCCCATCCTGCGCAGCCTTGCGCGTGTGAGAGGTGCCGACGGTGAGGACGCCCTGCACGACGGTGCAGTCAAATGGCTGGCGGCAAACCCTGCGCTGGCGTCGTGCGACCAGCAAGGTGCCTATTTCCGGCGAACGGTCCTGAACACCGCGGCCGATGAATATCGTGAGCACAACGCAGGCCGCCGTCTCCAGACCCTGCCACTGGCAGATGCCGAGGATGCGGGTCAGGCCATCGCCAGCGATGAATCGCAGTGCCCATTGCAGCTCACCGCACAGCGGCAGCGCCTGGAGCGCCTGGCAGACGCGCTGGCCGAGCTACCCGAGCGTCAACGCGAGGCCTTCGTGCTCTGCCGCTTCGATGGGCTGACCCAGGACGACGTGGCCGCTCGCATGCAGATCTCCCGCCGCATGGTGGTCAAGCACCTGTCGCGAGCGGTTGCCTACTGCGAAGTGCGGGTACGCTATGCGTCTCTGGCACAGATGCAGGAACTGCATCGCCCGATCAAGGCGGGCGAGGCGGGCGAGGCGTTAGCGCCTGCCATCGATGCTGATTTTCCCTGCCGATGA
- a CDS encoding DUF6622 family protein: MNMLQQLAAQTPIWVWLLLAFLITRGIAAMKPGETSLQKLAIVPALFAVWGAWSISHRFGASLTAWSEWLAGIATGAALAWLLLNRLKLTLDRSTGRLWRSADFSLLPLLLVTFLVKYGFEVAFAVSPSLTANAGFSAAYLLLAGGFTGIFVGKYCRYLASLRTDAAGKGLETAG, translated from the coding sequence ATGAACATGCTCCAGCAACTCGCCGCGCAGACGCCGATCTGGGTCTGGCTGCTCCTGGCCTTCCTGATCACCCGCGGCATCGCCGCCATGAAGCCGGGCGAGACCTCGCTGCAGAAGCTGGCGATCGTGCCCGCCCTGTTCGCCGTATGGGGTGCGTGGTCGATCAGTCATCGCTTCGGCGCATCGCTGACCGCCTGGAGCGAGTGGCTGGCCGGCATCGCCACCGGTGCCGCGCTTGCCTGGCTGCTGCTGAATCGGCTGAAGCTGACGCTGGACCGCAGCACCGGCAGGCTCTGGCGCAGCGCGGACTTCAGCCTGCTGCCGCTGCTGCTGGTCACCTTCCTGGTGAAGTACGGCTTCGAAGTCGCATTTGCGGTGTCGCCGTCGCTGACTGCCAATGCTGGCTTCAGTGCCGCCTACCTGCTGCTGGCGGGCGGATTCACCGGCATTTTCGTCGGCAAGTATTGCCGGTACCTGGCCTCGCTGCGGACGGATGCGGCAGGCAAGGGGCTCGAAACCGCAGGCTGA
- a CDS encoding methylenetetrahydrofolate reductase, whose translation MPAGTSSQAEAFINAFSLEVSAKAMPALRAEATRIPRGTIISIPWLASEDDDARLAAARTVRELGFEPMPHLSARRIGSHAALERFLERATGEAGVTRCLLIAGDLATPVGPFADSASIIETGLLEHFGIKVVGIGGHPEGHPVMSADDRWQVLGRKCQGIEARGMAPLVVTQFAFDADTVLAWLDALRARGITVPVLVGVPGPASITRLLRYAAMCGVGASASMLARYGISIGRLLGTAGPEVFVDRLVKGLTDAHGPVSPHFFPFGGITPSLEWIAQYRQRVCGSGR comes from the coding sequence ATGCCGGCCGGTACCTCATCGCAGGCGGAAGCCTTCATCAACGCCTTTTCGCTGGAAGTCAGCGCGAAGGCAATGCCGGCACTACGTGCCGAGGCGACCCGCATACCGCGCGGCACGATCATCTCCATTCCCTGGCTGGCCAGCGAGGACGACGATGCACGCCTGGCTGCCGCACGCACGGTGCGCGAGCTCGGCTTCGAACCAATGCCGCATCTCTCTGCCCGGCGTATCGGCTCGCATGCAGCGCTTGAGCGCTTCCTGGAACGTGCCACCGGCGAAGCCGGGGTCACGCGTTGCCTGCTGATCGCGGGTGACCTGGCCACGCCCGTCGGACCGTTTGCCGACAGCGCGTCGATCATTGAGACCGGCCTTCTGGAGCACTTCGGGATCAAGGTTGTTGGTATCGGCGGGCACCCGGAAGGCCATCCGGTGATGAGCGCTGACGATCGCTGGCAGGTGCTTGGGCGTAAATGCCAGGGCATCGAAGCACGCGGCATGGCGCCCTTGGTCGTCACCCAGTTCGCCTTCGATGCCGATACCGTGCTGGCCTGGCTGGATGCACTGCGCGCGCGTGGCATCACGGTTCCGGTGCTGGTTGGCGTACCGGGGCCGGCCAGCATCACGCGGCTGCTGCGCTACGCCGCGATGTGCGGCGTAGGCGCCAGTGCATCGATGCTGGCCAGGTATGGTATCTCGATCGGCCGGTTGCTCGGCACGGCGGGGCCGGAGGTGTTCGTCGATCGGCTGGTGAAAGGGCTGACGGACGCCCATGGCCCAGTCAGCCCGCATTTCTTCCCGTTCGGCGGAATTACGCCATCGCTGGAGTGGATCGCACAGTACCGGCAGCGCGTTTGCGGCTCCGGCCGCTGA
- a CDS encoding LysR family transcriptional regulator produces MLERIHLSIVQQVEQQGSLTAAAGVLNLTQSALSHSMKKLEQQLGTDVWLREGRSLRLTQAGQYLLAVANRVLPQLDLAEERLGQFAQGERGALRIGMECHPCYQWLLKIVSPYLAAWPDVDVDVKQKFQFGGIGALFGYEIDLLVTPDPLLKPGLKFIPVFDYEQVLVVASNHALAKVDHVKPRQLSQEVLISYPVPFERLDIYNQFLLPAGIAPRRHKAIETTDIMMQMVASGRGVAAMPRWLVEEYAARMDVVPVRLGAKGIPKQIYLGAREADTGIDYLQAFIELARNSSPLAGSVGGAR; encoded by the coding sequence ATGCTGGAACGGATCCACCTCAGCATCGTGCAGCAGGTCGAACAGCAGGGCTCGCTCACCGCGGCCGCCGGCGTGCTCAACCTTACCCAGTCGGCGCTCAGCCACAGCATGAAAAAGCTGGAGCAGCAGCTCGGCACCGATGTCTGGCTGCGCGAAGGCCGCAGCCTGCGGCTGACCCAGGCCGGGCAATACCTGCTGGCGGTCGCCAACCGGGTGTTGCCGCAGCTGGACCTGGCCGAGGAGCGGCTGGGCCAGTTCGCCCAAGGCGAGCGCGGTGCGCTGCGCATCGGCATGGAGTGCCACCCGTGCTACCAGTGGCTGCTGAAGATCGTCTCGCCGTACCTGGCCGCGTGGCCGGACGTGGATGTGGACGTCAAGCAGAAGTTCCAGTTCGGCGGCATCGGCGCGCTGTTCGGCTACGAGATCGACCTGCTGGTCACCCCCGATCCGCTGCTGAAGCCGGGCCTGAAGTTCATTCCCGTGTTCGACTACGAGCAGGTGCTGGTGGTGGCCAGCAACCACGCCCTGGCCAAGGTGGACCACGTAAAGCCGCGCCAGCTCAGCCAGGAAGTACTGATCAGCTACCCGGTGCCGTTCGAGCGCCTGGACATCTACAACCAGTTCCTGCTGCCGGCCGGCATCGCGCCGCGGCGCCACAAGGCCATTGAAACCACCGACATCATGATGCAGATGGTGGCCAGCGGCCGCGGCGTGGCCGCCATGCCGCGCTGGCTGGTGGAGGAGTACGCCGCGCGCATGGACGTGGTGCCCGTGCGCCTGGGCGCCAAAGGCATCCCCAAGCAGATCTACCTGGGCGCGCGCGAGGCCGATACCGGCATCGACTATCTGCAGGCCTTCATCGAACTTGCCCGTAACAGCTCGCCGCTTGCCGGCAGTGTGGGCGGAGCGCGTTGA
- the msuE gene encoding FMN reductase yields the protein MTRPLRIVAVSGGLQRPSRAATLAEHLLGLIGEDVHCEQQLIELGELAPQLAGALWRSQLPEPVERQLVAVEQADVLVVATPVYRGSYTGLFKHFFDFIDQDALVDTPILLAATGGSERHALVIDHQLRPLFSFFQARTLPLGVYATDRDFAEGRVHNEALIQRARLAVQRAMPLLALSHRAAPAIAETAATL from the coding sequence ATGACCCGCCCCCTCCGTATCGTCGCCGTTTCCGGTGGACTGCAACGCCCCTCCCGGGCCGCCACCCTGGCCGAGCATCTGCTGGGCCTGATCGGCGAAGACGTCCATTGCGAGCAGCAGCTGATCGAACTCGGTGAACTGGCACCGCAGCTGGCCGGTGCGCTGTGGCGCTCGCAGTTGCCCGAGCCGGTCGAGCGGCAGCTGGTTGCCGTTGAACAGGCAGACGTACTGGTGGTGGCCACGCCGGTCTACCGCGGCTCCTACACCGGCCTGTTCAAGCACTTCTTCGATTTCATCGACCAGGATGCACTGGTCGACACCCCGATCCTGCTGGCCGCCACCGGCGGCAGCGAGCGCCACGCGCTGGTGATCGACCATCAGCTGCGGCCGCTCTTCAGCTTCTTCCAGGCCCGCACCCTGCCCCTGGGCGTGTACGCCACCGATCGCGATTTCGCCGAGGGCCGCGTGCACAACGAGGCACTGATCCAACGTGCGCGACTGGCCGTGCAGCGGGCAATGCCCTTGCTTGCCCTGTCCCATCGCGCTGCGCCCGCCATCGCCGAGACCGCCGCAACTCTCTGA
- a CDS encoding DUF1852 domain-containing protein, translating into MTTDTFTFSITRIPFNEDYQPAEGTRITTNFANLARGASRQENLRNTISMINNRFNDLAHWDNPNADRYAVELDIISVEMHIDGADGSDPFPLIEVLRPTIVDTQTGVRSEGIVGNNFSSYVRDYDFSVVLPASNEGKATFGIPEGFGDLHGKLFRHFLGSDAYHANFSKGPVICISVSSSKTYHRTENHHPILGVEYRQGEFSPTDQYFDKMGLQVRYFMPPGSVAPLAFYFQGDLLGDYSNLELIGTISTMEAFQKIYRPEIYNANSVAGKVYQPSLKHQDYSSTRIVYDREERSQLAVKQGRFTEEHFIKPYRAVLEQWAAR; encoded by the coding sequence ATGACGACCGACACCTTCACCTTCAGCATCACGCGCATCCCCTTCAACGAGGACTACCAGCCGGCCGAGGGCACGCGCATCACCACCAATTTCGCCAACCTGGCCCGCGGTGCGTCTCGGCAGGAGAACCTGCGCAACACGATCAGCATGATCAACAACCGCTTCAACGACCTGGCGCACTGGGACAACCCGAACGCGGACCGCTATGCGGTCGAGCTGGACATCATCTCGGTGGAGATGCACATCGACGGCGCCGACGGAAGCGATCCGTTCCCGTTGATCGAGGTGCTGCGGCCGACCATCGTCGACACGCAGACCGGCGTGCGCAGCGAGGGCATCGTCGGCAACAACTTCTCGTCCTACGTGCGTGACTACGATTTCAGTGTGGTGCTGCCGGCCAGCAACGAGGGCAAGGCCACCTTCGGCATTCCGGAGGGCTTTGGCGACCTGCACGGCAAGCTGTTCAGGCACTTCCTGGGCTCGGATGCCTACCACGCCAACTTCAGCAAGGGGCCGGTCATCTGCATCAGTGTTTCCAGCAGCAAGACCTACCACCGCACCGAGAACCATCACCCCATCCTGGGCGTGGAGTACCGCCAGGGTGAGTTCTCACCCACCGACCAGTACTTCGACAAGATGGGCCTGCAGGTGCGCTATTTCATGCCGCCGGGCAGCGTCGCGCCGCTGGCCTTCTACTTCCAGGGCGACCTGCTGGGCGATTACTCGAACCTGGAACTGATCGGCACCATCAGCACGATGGAAGCCTTCCAGAAGATCTACCGCCCGGAGATCTACAACGCCAATTCCGTGGCCGGCAAGGTCTACCAGCCCAGCCTGAAGCACCAGGACTACTCCTCCACCCGCATCGTCTACGACCGCGAGGAGCGCAGCCAGCTGGCGGTCAAGCAAGGCCGGTTCACCGAAGAACACTTCATCAAGCCGTACCGCGCCGTGCTTGAGCAGTGGGCCGCCCGCTGA
- a CDS encoding methionine synthase: MPTKTLLPTSTAGSLPKPSWLAEPEKLWSPWKLQDEGLIEGKQDALRLSLQEQQHAGIDIVSDGEQTRQHFVTTFIEHLSGVDFEKRETVRIRNRYDASVPTVVGAVSRPRPVFVEDAKFLRRQTTQPIKWALPGPMTMIDTLYDAHYKSREKLAWEFAKILNEEAKELEAAGVDIIQFDEPAFNVFFDEVNDWGVAALERAIEGLKCDTAVHICYGYGIKANTDWKQTLGSEWRQYEESFPKLQASNIDIISLECHNSHVPIDLIELVRGKKVMVGAIDVASSAVETADEVASTLRKALQFVDADKLYPSTNCGMAPLARDVARGKLRALSEGARIVREELSA; encoded by the coding sequence ATGCCGACGAAGACGCTGCTCCCCACCTCCACCGCAGGCAGCCTGCCCAAACCCTCCTGGCTGGCAGAGCCCGAGAAACTCTGGTCGCCCTGGAAGCTGCAGGACGAAGGCCTGATCGAGGGCAAGCAGGACGCCCTGCGCCTGTCCCTGCAGGAACAGCAGCATGCCGGCATCGACATCGTCAGCGACGGCGAGCAGACCCGGCAGCATTTCGTCACCACCTTCATTGAACATCTCAGCGGCGTCGACTTCGAGAAGCGCGAGACCGTGCGCATCCGCAACCGCTACGATGCCAGCGTACCGACCGTGGTCGGCGCCGTGAGCCGCCCAAGGCCGGTGTTCGTCGAGGATGCGAAGTTCCTGCGCCGCCAGACCACGCAGCCGATCAAGTGGGCGCTGCCCGGCCCGATGACGATGATCGACACGCTGTACGACGCGCACTACAAGAGCCGCGAGAAACTGGCCTGGGAGTTCGCGAAGATCCTCAACGAGGAAGCGAAGGAGCTGGAGGCCGCCGGCGTTGACATCATCCAGTTCGATGAGCCGGCCTTCAATGTGTTCTTCGACGAAGTGAATGATTGGGGCGTAGCCGCACTGGAGCGCGCGATCGAAGGGCTGAAGTGCGATACCGCCGTGCACATCTGCTACGGCTACGGCATCAAGGCCAACACCGACTGGAAACAGACGCTGGGGTCGGAATGGCGCCAGTATGAGGAGTCGTTCCCGAAGCTGCAGGCCTCCAACATCGACATCATCTCGCTGGAATGCCACAACTCCCACGTGCCGATCGACCTGATCGAGCTGGTGCGCGGCAAGAAGGTGATGGTCGGTGCCATCGACGTGGCCTCCAGCGCGGTGGAGACCGCCGATGAAGTAGCCAGCACCCTGCGCAAGGCGCTGCAGTTCGTGGACGCCGACAAGCTCTACCCGAGCACCAACTGCGGCATGGCGCCGCTGGCGCGCGACGTGGCCAGGGGCAAGCTGCGCGCGCTCAGCGAAGGGGCGAGGATCGTGCGCGAGGAACTCTCGGCATAA